In Perognathus longimembris pacificus isolate PPM17 chromosome 3, ASM2315922v1, whole genome shotgun sequence, a single window of DNA contains:
- the Tsc22d1 gene encoding TSC22 domain family protein 1 isoform X7 yields the protein MDLVKSHLMYAVREEVEVLKEQIKELIEKNSQLEQENNLLKTLASPEQLAQFQAQLQTGSPPATTQPQGTTQPPAQPASQGSGPTA from the exons ATG GATCTGGTGAAAAGCCATTTGATGTACGCAGTTAGAGAGGAAGTGGAGGTTCTGAAAGAGCAAATCAAAGAACTAATAGAGAAAAAttcccagctggagcaggaaaacaATCTGCTGAAGACACTGGCCAGTCCTGAGCAGCTCGCCCAGTTTCAGGCTCAGCTGCAGACTGGCTCCCCTCCTGCTACCACGCAGCCACAGGGGACCACACAGCCCCCGGCCCAGCCAGCGTCCCAGGGCTCAGGACCAACCGCATAG
- the Tsc22d1 gene encoding TSC22 domain family protein 1 isoform X6, whose translation MKSQWCRPVAMDLGVYQLRHFSISFLSSLLGTENASVRLDNSSSGASVVAIDNKIEQAMDLVKSHLMYAVREEVEVLKEQIKELIEKNSQLEQENNLLKTLASPEQLAQFQAQLQTGSPPATTQPQGTTQPPAQPASQGSGPTA comes from the exons ATGAAATCCCAATGGTGTAGACCAGTGGCGATGGATCTAGGAGTTTACCAACTGAGACATTTTTCAATCTCTTTCTTGTCATCTTTGCTGGGAACTGAAAACGCCTCTGTGAGACTTGACAATAG ctCCTCTGGTGCAAGTGTGGTAGCTATCGACAACAAAATCGAACAAGCTATG GATCTGGTGAAAAGCCATTTGATGTACGCAGTTAGAGAGGAAGTGGAGGTTCTGAAAGAGCAAATCAAAGAACTAATAGAGAAAAAttcccagctggagcaggaaaacaATCTGCTGAAGACACTGGCCAGTCCTGAGCAGCTCGCCCAGTTTCAGGCTCAGCTGCAGACTGGCTCCCCTCCTGCTACCACGCAGCCACAGGGGACCACACAGCCCCCGGCCCAGCCAGCGTCCCAGGGCTCAGGACCAACCGCATAG